One genomic window of Cercospora beticola chromosome 5, complete sequence includes the following:
- a CDS encoding uncharacterized protein (antiSMASH:Cluster_16~SMCOG1139:aminotransferase class V) gives MSRMTDSSSAEGLLEEIRRLKSIECGSEEAKTSFAFDEGYTFLNHGSYGTYPIAVRDVYRHFQERSEAQPDTFVRYEYRPNLLDASRRVIADYLDVPVETCVYTVNASMGIDTVLRNISYEPGDVILCFTSIYGSFGYTIQHLTETTPAEAKPIALEYPISDEFVVKAFQNAIEEVLAEGKKPRLALFDTISSLPAVRVPFEQLTKICKQYGIFSCIDGAHGVGHMPLDLRTLDPDFFSSNLHKWLHVPRGCAIIYTPGRNQHLLRTTFPTGFGFVAQPDPPNYVANFANLGTLNDTSYLCIEAALEWRKKLTWNGKAGEEAIMSYTLYLAKTGGQAVASILGTEVMDNSEHTLAQCGMTNVRLPVSLQSGSERSKSLSTTAAWIQRTMTFEHKTAVNAFVYGNCIWVRLSAQVYLNVSDFERAGHALKAVCERAMQEKTG, from the exons CGTCGGCTCAAGTCGATTGAGTGCGGTTCCGAAGAGGCCAAGACATCCTTCGCCTTTGACGAGGGCTACACCTTCCTCAACCACG GCTCGTACGGAACGTATCCCATCGCGGTGCGAGATGTCTACAGACACTTTCAAGAAAGATCCGAAGCCCAACCGGACACCTTTGTAAGATACGAGTACCGGCCGAACCTCCTCGACGCGTCTCGACGGGTCATTGCCGACTATCTGGATGTCCCAGTCGAGACATGTGTTTACACAGTCAATGCCTCGATGGGCATTGATACTGTTCTACGCAACATCTCATACGAGCCAGGCGACGTGATCTTGTGCTTCACAAGCATTTATGGGTCGTTTGGGTACACAATACAGCACTTGACTGAGACGACTCCTGCCGAAGCGAAACCCATTGCGCTCGAGTATCCTATCTCAGACGAATTCGTGGTAAAGGCATTTCAGAACGCGATTGAGGAAGTTCTTGCTGAAGGGAAGAAGCCGCGGCTGGCTCTGTTTGACACTATCAGCA GTCTCCCAGCTGTCCGAGTGCCATTCGAGCAACTGACAAAAATCTGCAAGCAGTATGGCATCTTCTCATGTATCGACGGTGCTCACGGAGTCGGTCACATGCCTCTCGACTTGCGCACTCTCGATCCCGACTTCTTCTCAAGCAATCTGCACAAGTGGCTACATGTTCCGCGAGGATGTGCCATCATCTACACGCCAGGCCGAAACCAACATCTACTCAGGACGACGTTCCCCACAGGCTTCGGATTTGTTGCTCAACCTGACCCACCAAATTATGTTGCGAATTTCGCGAACCTAGGCACACTGAACGACACATCGTATCTTTGCATCGAAGCTGCACTGGAATGGCGCAAGAAGTTGACGTGGAACGGGAAGGCTGGTGAGGAAGCCATCATGAGCTACACGCTTTATCTAGCGAAGACCGGCGGTCAAGCTGTTGCTTCCATACTGGGCACGGAAGTCATGGACAACTCCGAACACACTCTGGCACAATGCGGGATGACCAACGTTAGACTGCCCGTCTCACTCCAGAGTGGTTCCGAACGCTCAAAGAGTCTGAGCACGACTGCTGCTTGGATCCAGAGAACCATGACATTTGAACACAAGACTGCAGTGAATGCTTTCGTATACGGCAACTGCATCTGGGTGAGGTTGAGCGCACAAGTCTATCTCAATGTTTCGGACTTTGAGAGAGCCGGCCATGCGTTGAAAGCTGTGTGCGAAAGAGCTATGCAAGAGAAGACAGGCTGA